A window of the Henckelia pumila isolate YLH828 chromosome 3, ASM3356847v2, whole genome shotgun sequence genome harbors these coding sequences:
- the LOC140893486 gene encoding protein NRT1/ PTR FAMILY 5.5-like encodes MCWLYTESSVLHRYGIVSCRNFRHLRLYEKIHVEQIVKPDDEHINIKHRLQISHIILAGLCSLIGALALPYIKAWSLRFGIPAICAVVAMLLFLSGGRDYKRKSPEGSPLTAVCRVLVASAHKRSQPLPLDKRSLYYGDESVDEEVKNSRELTQTHCLGFLEKAAILVEGSSQEDQAKDKWRLCKVSEVEEAKTVIRMVPLWLTFIVVGFVSSHANTYFVEQATHMENGVSLIRCFYCSIIW; translated from the exons ATGTGTTGGCTATACACAGAGAGTTCTGTTTTACACCGGTATGGCATTGTTAGCTGTCGGAACTTCCGGCATCTCCGTCTCTACGAAAAGATTCATGTAGAACAGATCGTAAAACCTGACGACGAGCATATAAATATAAAGCATCGTCTGCAGATATCACACATCATTTTGGCAGGCCTTTGTTCTCTAATTGGAGCTTTGGCACTTCCTTACATAAAAGCATGGTCACTCCGATTTGGGATCCCTGCGATTTGCGCTGTCGTGGCGATGCTTCTGTTCTTGAGCGGCGGCCGTGATTACAAAAGAAAGTCTCCCGAGGGCAGTCCACTGACCGCCGTGTGCAGAGTCTTGGTGGCCTCGGCTCACAAGAGATCACAGCCACTTCCGCTTGATAAGAGAAGTTTATATTATGGAGACGAGTCAGTTGATGAAGAAGTGAAAAACAGTAGGGAATTGACCCAAACTCATTGTCTCGG TTTCCTAGAAAAGGCTGCCATTTTAGTGGAAGGTAGCAGCCAAGAGGATCAAGCAAAGGATAAATGGAGACTTTGCAAAGTATCAGAAGTAGAAGAAGCAAAAACTGTGATTCGAATGGTTCCATTATGGCTAACTTTCATAGTCGTCGGGTTCGTATCTTCCCACGCAAACACTTACTTCGTGGAGCAAGCAACTCACATGGAAAATGGGGTGTCCCTCATCCGATGTTTTTATTGTTCTATAATCTGGTGA
- the LOC140888240 gene encoding protein NRT1/ PTR FAMILY 5.5-like, translating into MHAPRIVIGLAMIHSVLCCVTAAKIEGTRLQAFREHKSDNEVVHMSTRWLLFQFFLLAGLDSLFESGVVSLYRNQAPESLEGYLKYISKGVSGLGYMFSVIFVNRIMQINDGSKDWFQTTLNMSRLDKYYWLLAMISSANLAAYIFVACFYWRKEADHKKRMDDGDQAGAGSL; encoded by the coding sequence atgCACGCACCCCGCATAGTCATTGGTTTGGCCATGATTCACTCAGTGCTATGTTGTGTAACAGCTGCCAAAATAGAAGGCACGAGATTACAAGCCTTTAGAGAACACAAGTCGGATAATGAAGTAGTTCACATGAGTACGCGTTGGCTGCTTTTCCAGTTTTTTCTACTCGCGGGCCTGGATTCATTATTCGAGAGTGGTGTCGTCTCCTTGTACAGAAACCAGGCTCCCGAGTCATTGGAAGGCTACCTGAAGTACATCAGCAAAGGAGTGTCCGGTCTGGGGTACATGTTCAGTGTTATTTTTGTGAATAGGATCATGCAAATTAATGATGGGAGCAAAGATTGGTTTCAGACTACCTTAAATATGAGTCGCTTGGACAAGTATTATTGGCTTTTGGCTATGATAAGCTCGGCAAACCTTGCTGCATACATTTTTGTGGCTTGTTTTTATTGGCGCAAAGAAGCAGACCATAAGAAACGGATGGACGATGGTGATCAAGCAGGAGCAGGCAGCTTATGA